A DNA window from Purpureocillium takamizusanense chromosome 9, complete sequence contains the following coding sequences:
- a CDS encoding uncharacterized protein (EggNog:ENOG503P1M7) — protein sequence MKGRPVEELVYECMFPKPKSNDPIHFSAFLQRYLIPEVRQETHSFYGHLETQEAKYPGLDYNHKTHRIRLSRWPWHRRLFRAFNNLDLTPNEIASLTKWEGTKWAKEKFEAEQGIVIRDTTDEGFPDWTEIPDHTSRSNSFGDEQEHVGASAIRGLRMLDDDDDEDEDDETDGELESVGVELNARLRAQAARREAGETSAVLDEEWEQWLKHAIESGELTIITDRITDQMLRRAASSSSVIPAALVPPSMLNAARAGQWSEIPELLQPVLQRTIDAEDAGTTSSGSAGTQTPSDRSATPSTASSRLPSLDDGSRPRVSWLRRRSISGLRLPVGEAGATSRTAETSGA from the coding sequence aTGAAAGGGCgccccgtcgaggagctcgttTACGAGTGCATGTTCCCCAAACCCAAGTCCAACGACCCGATACACTTCAGCGCCTTCCTTCAACGCTACCTCATCCCCGAGGTCCGTCAGGAGACGCACTCCTTCTACGGCCATCTCGAGACCCAGGAGGCCAAGTACCCCGGCCTTGACTACAACCACAAGACGCACCGCATCCGCCTGAGCCGCTGGCCctggcaccgccgcctcttccgcGCCTTCAACAACCTCGACCTCACCCCCAACGAGATTGCCAGCCTCACCAAGTGGGAGGGCACCAAATGGGCCAAGGAGAAGTTTGAGGCGGAGCAGGGCATCGTCATTCGTGACACCACCGACGAGGGCTTCCCCGATTGGACCGAGATCCCCGACCACACCAGCCGGTCAAACAGCTTCGGGGACGAGCAAGAGCACGTCGGTGCGTCTGCCATCCGCGGCTTGCGtatgctcgacgacgatgacgacgaagatgaagacgacgagacggacggggagCTCGAGAGCGTTGGCGTTGAGCTGAATGCGCGCCTTCGCGCCCAGGCCGCGAGGCGAGAGGCTGGTGAGACGTCGGCCGTCCTGGACGAGGAATGGGAGCAGTGGCTCAAGCACGCCATCGAATCCGGCGAACTGACAATCATCACCGACCGCATTACAGACCAGATGCTCCGCagggccgcctcgagctcctccgtCATCCCCGCAGCCCTCGTCCCACCCAGCAtgctcaacgccgcccgcgcgggaCAGTGGTCCGAGATCCCCGAGCTGCTTCAGCCCGTCCTGCAGCGaaccatcgacgccgaggacgcgggcaccaccagcagcggcagcgccgggACCCAGACTCCCAGCGACAGGTctgcgacgccctcgacggcttccTCCAGGCTTCCTTCGCTCGACGATGGTTCCCGGCCGCGCGTGtcgtggctgcggcgacgtTCGATCTCGGGTCTCCGCCtccccgtcggcgaggcAGGTGCCACGTCACGCACCGCCGAGACATCGGGAGCCTAG
- a CDS encoding uncharacterized protein (EggNog:ENOG503P1TI), with the protein MSTSGSDSTPGAPLQYSYMFETNNAPTKQLDALLRAIARHIILEIGDRQDAQLTPTKLAAFYKAVGGDYDSLFIDMTHSSLSYVWQVTGCQHSLQPTSDDFAPPTIPALTFRGFSRWESLEILLGPEEHVPFLQYAVKNWALKHPDTGEDFPPELPSSVFPALPNAEVDRWHKSCADRLKSEAASSAEEGTTPKPSPAAEQPPPRFTYVHVNPFQPTSSPRPRAAETDYFGRHMPYTHVPMGRHASTRRSDRSPRREETAEERARRKSFSDYTSEPLHSDLPPHVYSSTHLDPGFKRPAAQPRRHSHPRHQSSDSSEAEPTPEPSNLKAKRRRHPASPPPPPSVRRFVPPSAPIPPPATSGVRPHRSDTRSDDPKRRSVPSPLGSLRSKLSETVSSILPNGFTSERPRAGSRQNSSNDPIRVRRSREQFQPSRLSRSYSDPDSDDSSELGPADELRRRRRVRDERDRERERERYHRGRVRDSDRDWDDERDRDSGGRRERPYLRRPEAQRRTSSHADIDRQRDQPGWDPRDREQRRKWERRSPDEATVPPTTTGVSGRRYAEAAYS; encoded by the exons ATGTCGACGTCCGGCTCGGACTCGACGCCCGGCGCTCCGCTACAGTATTCGTACATGTTCGAGACGAACAATGCCCCGACTaagcagctcgacgccctgtTGCGGGCCATCGCCCGCCACATC ATCCTCGAGATTGGAGACAGGCAAGATGCGCAGCTGACGCCcaccaagctcgccgccttttacaaggccgtcggcggtgatTATGACT CCCTCTTCATCGACATGACGCACTCGTCCCTCTCCTACGTCTGGCAGGTCACCGGTTGCCAGCACTCTCTCCAACCGACGAGCGACGACTTCGCACCCCCTACGATCCCCGCCTTGACTTTTCGCGGCTTCTCGCGATGGGAGTCGCTCGAGatcctcctcggccccgAGGAACACGTCCCATTCCTGCAATATGCGGTGAAGAACTGGGCGCTGAAGCACCCCGATACGGGCGAAGACTTTCCGCCTGAGCTTCCGTCGAGCGTATTCCCCGCGCTACCCAACGCCGAGGTGGACCGTTGGCACAAGTCATGCGCGGACAGACTCAAGAGCGAGgccgcatcctcggcggAAGAAGGCACGACGCCGAAGCCCTCTCCGGCCGcagagcagccgccgccccggttCACCTACGTCCATGTCAACCCTTTCCAACCAACATCGTCACCCCGACCCAGAGCTGCGGAAACCGACTATTTTGGGCGGCACATGCCTTACACACATGTCCCCATGGGGCGCCACGCCAGCACACGCCGTTCGGATAGATCTCCTCGCCGGGAGGAGACTGCCGAAGAACGAGCCAGACGAAAGAGCTTCTCCGACTACACATCGGAGCCCCTGCACTCTGACCTGCCCCCTCACGTCTATTCCTCGACACATCTCGACCCAGGCTTCaagcggccagcagcgcagcccCGAAGGCACAGTCACCCGAGGCACCAGTCATCAGACTCTTCAGAGGCCGAACCCACGCCGGAGCCTAGTAACCTCAAGGCTAAGCGCAGGCGCCATCCGGCCTCACCTCCGCCCCCACCGTCGGTCCGCCGATTTGTGCCTCCCAGTGCACCgatcccgccgccggccacctcAGGCGTCCGCCCACACCGATCCGACACGCGGTCCGACGACCCTAAACGAAGAAGCGTGCCGAGCCCGCTCGGCTCTCTGCGCAGCAAGCTGAGCGAAACAGTTTCGAGCATCTTGCCCAATGGATTCACCTCAGAGCGGCCAAGGGCCGGCTCACGACAGAACTCGTCCAACGATCCGATCCGCGTGCGGAGGAGTCGCGAGCAGTTTCAGCCCTCGCGGTTGAGCCGCAGCTACTCCGACCCAGACTCAGACGACTCATCTGAACTTGGGCCCGCAGACGAGCTTCGGAGAAGGCGACGAGTCAGAGACGAGCGGGAtcgggagcgggagcgggaacGATACCATCGCGGGCGGGTCCGAGACTCGGACCGTGACTGGGACGACGAGCGTGACAGGGACTCTGGCGGTCGTCGCGAACGCCCATACTTGCGCAGGCCGGAAGCACAACGGCGCACGAGCAGCCATGCCGACATCGACCGACAGCGAGACCAGCCGGGCTGGGATCCTCGCGACAGGGAGCAGAGGAGAAAATGGGAGAGGCGGTCGCCAGACGAGGCTACGGTGCCACCGACAACCACTGGAGTGTCGGGACGGCGGTACGCGGAGGCGGCATATAGCTGA